A stretch of Ranitomeya variabilis isolate aRanVar5 chromosome 3, aRanVar5.hap1, whole genome shotgun sequence DNA encodes these proteins:
- the CCDC28B gene encoding coiled-coil domain-containing protein 28B yields the protein MEDKRKKKSPKVCVTQTLPPAPVRRVSAPPSKSATFSLGLPHPPSPKQRNKIKRSIKERVRPSAPSEAVTPGPSLQHSFLTDVSHVCEMEGGLLSLLNDFHSGKLQAFGRVCSFEQLEKVREMQEKLARLHFSLDVCAEEIRDETHAERNLEQLLNNLEELSNSIQKLNLAENQNAPPSPNEDMTESIH from the exons ATGGAggataaaaggaaaaagaaaagtcCAAAAGTATGTGTAACCCAAACGCTTCCACCAGCTCCTGTGAGAAGAGTTTCTGCTCCTCCAAGTAAGAGTGCCACCTTCAGCTTAGGCCTCCCACATCCACCCTCACCAAAGCAAAGGAATAAGATCAAGAG GAGTATTAAGGAGCGCGTTCGTCCATCCGCTCCCAGTGAGGCGGTGACTCCTGGGCCTAGTCTTCAGCACTCCTTCCTAACTGATGTGTCTCATGTGTGTGAAATGGAAGGAGGACTCTTGAGTCTTCTCAATGACTTCCACTCTGGAAAACTTCAAGCATTCG GACGAGTATGCTCTTTCGAGCAGCTGGAAAAGGTGAGAGAGATGCAAGAAAAGTTAGCACGTCTTCACTTCAGTCTGGATGTGTGTGCAGAGGAAATAAGAGATGAGACCCACGCAGAGAGAAACCTGGAGCAATTGCTGAATAAT CTGGAAGAACTGAGTAATTCCAT ACAAAAACTCAACCTGGCAGAAAACCAGAATGCGCCGCCATCTCCTAACGAAGACATGACAGAGAGTATCCACTAG